The following is a genomic window from Aquificota bacterium.
GAATATTACATAAACGACGCTGGAAATCAGGTTTATATGCTGGGCCTTTCGGTGGTTTATAGATACTATGAGCTTTTTGGGAAGGAGGAAGAAGGCCTCAAAAAGGCCTTTGAAGAGGAAGGCTATAAGGGCAAGTATGTAATAAGGCTTGCCAAGGACCTAAAAGCTTTTTATGGAGACAGACTCCTTCATATACCCCTTGAAGAGGCTATAAATGTAGCCAAAGAATACGCCTACAGGAGACTTCTGGAGGATATAAAAGAGACCCTTGATAGTATGGATGTGGCCTTTGATGTGTGGTTTAGTGAAAGGAGCCTCTATGAGAGGGGTGTTGTGGAGGAGGTGATAAGAGAGCTGGAAAATAGGGGCTACGTGTATGAGAAGGATGGCGCCCTTTGGTTCAAAAGCAGTGCCTTTGGCGACGACAAGGATAGAGTTTTGAAAAAGTCCGATGGCTCTTACACTTACTTTGCCGGAGACATTGCCTATCACTACGAGAAGTTCAAAAGGGGCTTTGAAAGGGTTATAAACCTTTGGGGTGCAGACCACCATGGGTATGAGAAAAGACTAATGGGGGCCTTGAAGGCCCTTGGCATTCCAGAAGATTGGCTTGTGGTGGAGTTTGTGCAGATGGTAAGGCTCATAAGCGAAGGGCAAGAGGTGAGGATGTCCAAAAGGACTGGTGAGTTTATAACCCTTGCAGACCTTTTGGAAGAAGTAGGAAAAGATGCAGTAAGGTTTGTCTTTTTGACAAGGAGTAGCGACACACCCCTTGACTTTGATATAGACCTTGTGAAGAAAAAGACATCAGAAAACCCCGTATTTTATGTGCAGTATGCCCATGCAAGGGTGAGGGGAGTGTTCAGGGAAGTAAAGGAAAGGTATGGCATAGATGCGGACAAGGAGGACCTTGTGCCTTATGTAAAGCATCTTAGCTCTCAAGAGGACCTTGGGCTTATGAAAAGATGCCTCTATTTGAAAGATGTCTATGAAGGCGTTCTTAACACCTTTTCTCCACACCTTATCACCTATGCCCTCTTGGACCTTGCCAAAGACTTCCATCACTATTACAACCACCATAGGGTAATGGTGGAGGACAAAAACACAATGCTTTCAAGGCTTGCCCTTTTTAAGGGAGTGGAAAT
Proteins encoded in this region:
- a CDS encoding arginine--tRNA ligase, translated to MKAKVKKALLETIRSLYSLEINGFSLEQPREESYGDYATNVAFLLAKSLRRNPQEIAQEVAQRLSNESFLAEALKGFINIRLKEGFLQEEFSRLFKEGSSYFFEPVERPLYMQVEFVSANPTGPLHVGHGRGAVVGDVLSRILKRFGHKVVREYYINDAGNQVYMLGLSVVYRYYELFGKEEEGLKKAFEEEGYKGKYVIRLAKDLKAFYGDRLLHIPLEEAINVAKEYAYRRLLEDIKETLDSMDVAFDVWFSERSLYERGVVEEVIRELENRGYVYEKDGALWFKSSAFGDDKDRVLKKSDGSYTYFAGDIAYHYEKFKRGFERVINLWGADHHGYEKRLMGALKALGIPEDWLVVEFVQMVRLISEGQEVRMSKRTGEFITLADLLEEVGKDAVRFVFLTRSSDTPLDFDIDLVKKKTSENPVFYVQYAHARVRGVFREVKERYGIDADKEDLVPYVKHLSSQEDLGLMKRCLYLKDVYEGVLNTFSPHLITYALLDLAKDFHHYYNHHRVMVEDKNTMLSRLALFKGVEITLKTAFEILGINAPERM